The following proteins come from a genomic window of Bacillus sp. Marseille-P3661:
- a CDS encoding AMP-binding protein, which translates to MRNECVWFPESDFIESTRLYQWMKKLGYKNYEQFYQNSITDISWFWDEAVKALDIQWYKPYANTVNLSKGLKWPIWFEGSESNVLHNAVEKWASSSLTKDRQALIWESDDEKVRTYSYSQLQEEINFVSNGLYDLGIRKGDIVAIYMPMIPETVIAMLAIAKLGAIFSPAFSGYGAEAVAARIKAAKAKALITADGFLRRGKRINMKEEADRAVQLSPSIEKVVVIKRLNNDINWNKTKDIEWDSIKKRGETIITSGNPVKTVRLNSNEELMLIYTSGTTGKPKGAVHTHTGFPIKAAFDAGIIMDVKQGDTLFWYTDMGWMMGPFLVFGGLINGASILIFEGTPDFPSPDRIWNVTSKHNVTHLGLSPTIIRSLMKFGDKWAARNDLSKLRVIGSTGEPWNPEPWLWLYEKIGQKRIPICNYSGGTEISGGILGNVLIKPIAPITFNSPIPGMAADVYDEHGSSISNCVGELVLKKPWVGMTNGFWKEPERYVHSYWNRWPNIWVHGDWVIKDDIGYWTITGRSDDVLNVAGKRLGPTELESILVEHENVVETATIGIPDNVKGEIAICFVVLKNKSVDGSALKQELMNLVSKKLGKALKPKEIFFVADLPKTRNAKVMRRAIKAAFLNKDAGDLSSLENPQTVEEIREVGGEYFKR; encoded by the coding sequence ATGAGGAACGAATGTGTTTGGTTTCCTGAAAGTGATTTTATTGAAAGTACTCGATTGTATCAATGGATGAAAAAGTTAGGTTATAAAAATTATGAGCAATTTTATCAAAACTCTATAACAGATATTTCGTGGTTTTGGGATGAAGCGGTAAAGGCATTAGATATTCAATGGTATAAGCCTTATGCTAACACCGTTAATCTCTCTAAGGGTTTGAAATGGCCGATTTGGTTTGAAGGCAGTGAATCAAATGTGTTGCACAATGCGGTTGAAAAATGGGCTTCCTCTTCTTTAACCAAAGACCGGCAGGCACTCATTTGGGAAAGTGATGATGAAAAGGTAAGAACCTATTCATATTCTCAATTGCAGGAAGAAATAAATTTCGTAAGCAATGGATTATATGACCTTGGTATACGGAAAGGTGACATCGTTGCGATTTATATGCCGATGATCCCCGAAACGGTGATTGCAATGCTCGCTATCGCAAAACTCGGAGCAATTTTTTCTCCTGCCTTTTCTGGCTATGGCGCTGAGGCCGTTGCAGCACGAATAAAGGCCGCTAAAGCAAAAGCACTAATTACTGCCGATGGATTTTTGCGTCGCGGCAAAAGGATCAACATGAAAGAGGAAGCAGATCGAGCAGTACAGTTATCTCCTTCAATTGAAAAAGTAGTTGTTATCAAACGATTAAATAACGATATCAATTGGAATAAAACTAAAGATATAGAATGGGATAGTATTAAAAAACGTGGTGAAACCATCATTACATCAGGAAATCCTGTTAAAACTGTCAGATTAAATAGTAATGAAGAACTTATGCTTATTTACACATCAGGTACAACAGGTAAGCCAAAAGGTGCTGTTCACACCCACACAGGGTTTCCAATTAAAGCCGCATTTGATGCTGGCATCATAATGGATGTAAAGCAAGGTGATACACTTTTTTGGTATACAGATATGGGCTGGATGATGGGACCTTTTCTTGTATTCGGTGGGTTAATAAATGGTGCAAGTATTTTAATTTTTGAAGGAACACCCGACTTCCCGAGTCCTGACAGAATCTGGAATGTAACAAGTAAACATAACGTGACACATTTAGGACTTTCACCAACTATTATCCGGTCGTTAATGAAATTCGGTGATAAATGGGCGGCACGCAATGATCTATCTAAGCTGCGGGTAATTGGTTCAACGGGTGAACCCTGGAATCCTGAACCATGGTTATGGCTCTATGAAAAAATTGGTCAAAAGCGGATTCCAATTTGCAATTATTCGGGTGGCACTGAGATATCCGGAGGAATTTTGGGAAATGTTTTAATTAAGCCGATTGCACCAATAACGTTTAATTCTCCAATTCCGGGGATGGCTGCAGATGTCTATGACGAGCATGGGTCATCCATTTCTAATTGTGTGGGTGAGCTTGTACTTAAGAAGCCCTGGGTTGGTATGACGAATGGATTTTGGAAAGAACCTGAGCGTTATGTACACTCCTATTGGAATCGCTGGCCCAATATTTGGGTTCATGGTGATTGGGTCATAAAAGATGACATTGGTTACTGGACGATTACGGGGCGTTCAGATGATGTTCTAAATGTGGCTGGTAAACGCCTAGGTCCTACCGAATTAGAATCAATATTAGTTGAACACGAAAATGTTGTTGAGACAGCAACAATTGGTATCCCCGATAACGTTAAAGGTGAAATTGCCATTTGCTTTGTAGTTCTAAAAAATAAAAGCGTTGATGGTTCTGCTCTTAAACAGGAGTTAATGAACCTAGTTAGTAAAAAGCTAGGTAAAGCCTTAAAACCTAAAGAGATATTTTTTGTAGCTGATTTGCCTAAAACGAGAAATGCAAAAGTTATGCGACGTGCAATAAAAGCTGCTTTCTTAAACAAAGATGCCGGAGATTTATCTTCATTAGAAAATCCGCAAACTGTTGAGGAAATCAGGGAGGTAGGCGGAGAATATTTTAAAAGGTAA
- a CDS encoding universal stress protein: MYKKILLASDGSEHSLRAANQAIELAKCNPESVVVVAYVVDSSKAKSEVLQNWNNLGVTDTRKEKITKTEEKAKEAGITYEIKFLRGEPGPALVDFVNGNHFDLVVVGSRGLNSLQEMVLGSVSHKIAKRAQCPVLIVK, translated from the coding sequence ATGTACAAAAAGATTTTATTAGCTTCCGATGGCTCTGAGCACTCACTTAGGGCTGCAAACCAGGCAATCGAACTTGCAAAATGCAATCCAGAGTCAGTAGTAGTAGTCGCTTATGTGGTTGATAGTTCAAAAGCGAAATCAGAAGTACTTCAAAATTGGAATAATTTAGGGGTAACGGACACTCGAAAAGAAAAAATAACAAAAACTGAGGAAAAGGCAAAAGAAGCGGGAATTACGTACGAAATCAAATTTCTTCGTGGGGAACCAGGTCCAGCACTTGTGGACTTTGTAAATGGAAATCACTTTGATTTAGTTGTTGTCGGCAGCAGAGGGCTGAATAGTCTCCAGGAAATGGTATTAGGTAGTGTAAGCCATAAAATCGCCAAGCGAGCCCAATGTCCGGTATTAATCGTAAAATAA
- a CDS encoding D-alanyl-D-alanine carboxypeptidase family protein has protein sequence MKRVKFLYCSLVILLLFALFPHKSFAISAHGAIVMEQESGRVLYEKNAHTQMRIASITKIMTAILAIESGKMDEIVTVSNRAANTEGSSLYLRPGDKVELKDLVYGLMLRSGNDAAVAIAEHVSGSLDSFVKLMNKKAKAIGMEKTVFANPHGLDDHEHHYSTAYDMALLTRYAQENKTYRKISSTKLYKATLPSTGVKVTWRNKNKLLNMYKYSTGGKTGYTIRAKRTLVSTAKKGDLSLIAVTLNDRNDWNDHISMFERSFKNYHLYEIVEKGTLENLNNAFYENLVDTDRRFLYPLTDAEQKDVSIQIQLVRPDPIRWSITGTPLMVGKLLVYLKDKQIGEIPLLYKNSSHRN, from the coding sequence ATGAAAAGGGTTAAGTTTCTATACTGTTCCCTCGTTATACTTCTTTTGTTTGCTTTATTCCCTCATAAAAGCTTTGCTATATCAGCACATGGCGCAATTGTTATGGAACAAGAATCTGGAAGAGTATTATATGAAAAAAACGCCCATACACAAATGAGAATTGCAAGTATAACAAAGATCATGACAGCTATTCTGGCAATTGAATCAGGTAAAATGGACGAAATAGTAACAGTAAGTAACAGAGCTGCAAATACAGAAGGCTCTTCACTTTATCTAAGACCTGGTGATAAAGTGGAGCTTAAAGATCTTGTTTATGGATTAATGCTACGTTCCGGTAATGATGCTGCAGTTGCTATTGCGGAACATGTAAGTGGTAGTCTAGATAGTTTTGTAAAACTTATGAACAAAAAAGCGAAAGCTATTGGAATGGAGAAAACCGTATTTGCTAATCCCCACGGCCTAGATGACCATGAGCACCATTATTCGACGGCTTATGATATGGCATTGTTAACGAGATATGCCCAGGAAAATAAAACATATCGAAAAATATCATCAACTAAATTGTATAAAGCTACCTTACCAAGTACGGGTGTCAAAGTGACTTGGCGCAATAAAAACAAACTTCTGAATATGTATAAATATTCTACTGGCGGAAAAACAGGTTATACGATAAGAGCGAAACGAACATTAGTTTCAACTGCAAAAAAAGGGGATCTTTCATTAATAGCTGTTACGCTTAATGATCGAAATGATTGGAATGATCACATTTCGATGTTTGAACGCAGTTTCAAGAACTATCATTTATATGAAATAGTTGAAAAAGGTACACTTGAAAATTTAAACAATGCATTTTATGAAAATTTAGTAGATACGGATCGCCGTTTTCTTTATCCGTTAACAGATGCTGAACAGAAAGATGTTTCAATTCAAATTCAATTAGTTCGACCGGATCCGATTAGATGGTCCATTACAGGAACACCATTAATGGTCGGAAAGCTATTGGTTTATTTAAAAGATAAACAAATAGGCGAAATTCCACTTCTATATAAAAATAGCTCCCATCGCAACTAA
- a CDS encoding SulP family inorganic anion transporter, translating to MRDLQTIKQEWFGNVRGDILAGIVVALALIPEAIAFSIIAGVDPMVGLYAAFCIATVTAFVGGRPAMISGATGAMALLMGSLVADHGIQYLFAATILTGIIQILFGVFKLARFMKFIPRSVMIGFVNALAILIFLAQLPNFVGESWVMYAMVAGTIAIMYILPRFTNAVPSALVAIIVVTVIAILTGSTVRTVGDMGELTQALPFFAIPTVPFNFETLSIIFPYAIALAMVGLLESLLTASIVDDMTDTTSNKNQESRGQGIANIITGFFGGMAGCAMIGQAVINVKSGARGRLSSFVAGTFLMFLILVLGNVVVMIPMAALVGVMIVVSISTFDWSSLKTLNKVPLTDTIVMVVTVVTVVITHDLSKGVFAGIILSAIFFVAKISKVQVTSTLDKINNKRVYKVRGQVFFASVTDLVNSFDLKEDVTTVEIDFAQAHVWDDSAVAAIDKVVLKFRENDTKVNILGLNEPSSNLVGRLAVHNKQGAKLSNH from the coding sequence TTGAGAGATTTACAGACAATTAAACAAGAATGGTTTGGCAATGTTAGAGGAGATATTCTTGCCGGAATCGTTGTAGCGTTAGCTTTAATTCCTGAAGCGATCGCATTTTCAATCATTGCCGGGGTTGATCCGATGGTTGGACTTTATGCTGCTTTTTGTATCGCTACTGTGACAGCATTTGTAGGTGGACGTCCTGCGATGATTTCAGGTGCGACAGGCGCGATGGCATTATTAATGGGTTCATTAGTTGCTGATCATGGCATTCAGTATTTATTCGCAGCAACCATCTTAACGGGGATTATTCAAATTTTATTTGGTGTATTTAAATTAGCACGCTTTATGAAATTTATTCCACGCTCTGTTATGATTGGCTTTGTAAATGCATTAGCAATTTTAATCTTTTTGGCTCAGTTGCCGAACTTCGTTGGAGAAAGTTGGGTAATGTATGCTATGGTTGCAGGTACGATAGCTATTATGTATATCCTGCCTCGATTTACAAATGCTGTCCCTTCCGCCTTAGTTGCAATAATCGTTGTTACGGTCATTGCAATTTTAACAGGTAGTACAGTTCGCACCGTTGGTGATATGGGAGAACTTACACAAGCACTTCCATTTTTCGCGATCCCAACGGTTCCTTTTAATTTTGAAACATTATCGATCATCTTCCCATACGCTATTGCATTAGCGATGGTTGGATTATTAGAGTCATTATTAACTGCTTCTATTGTGGATGATATGACAGATACAACTAGTAATAAAAACCAAGAATCTCGCGGCCAAGGGATTGCCAATATCATAACTGGATTTTTCGGAGGTATGGCTGGATGTGCGATGATTGGTCAAGCCGTGATCAATGTTAAATCTGGAGCAAGAGGCCGTTTATCATCTTTCGTTGCAGGTACGTTTTTAATGTTTCTAATTTTAGTACTAGGTAATGTAGTTGTTATGATCCCTATGGCAGCGCTAGTAGGTGTTATGATCGTCGTTTCGATTAGTACATTTGATTGGTCATCATTAAAAACATTAAATAAAGTACCGTTAACAGATACAATTGTAATGGTCGTAACCGTTGTGACCGTTGTTATCACACATGACTTATCAAAAGGCGTGTTTGCAGGTATTATCTTAAGTGCAATTTTCTTTGTTGCAAAAATATCTAAAGTGCAAGTTACTAGCACTCTCGATAAAATAAATAATAAGCGAGTTTATAAAGTACGTGGTCAAGTATTTTTTGCGTCTGTTACAGACCTAGTGAATAGCTTTGATCTAAAAGAAGATGTAACTACTGTTGAAATTGATTTCGCACAGGCACATGTATGGGATGATTCAGCTGTAGCTGCGATTGATAAGGTAGTACTTAAATTTAGAGAAAACGATACAAAAGTAAATATACTTGGACTAAACGAACCAAGTTCAAACCTAGTTGGAAGACTTGCTGTTCATAACAAACAGGGTGCAAAATTATCCAATCATTAA
- a CDS encoding purine/pyrimidine permease, protein MNKHTFVTTTMETMQWFVFMLASSVALPIVIGAIYEMDFLELSGLMQRTFFVVGVVSLLQGLFGHRLPIMEGPAGIWISIFSVMAITGLQSGTSLTATLSSLQTTMIMTGLFLILFGVFKISQKILPIFTPLVTGTFFFLLTVQLSGTFLNGMLGLQGDSSTIQVPDAALAFLTFFIVLGLSTFAKGWLGSYAVFIGIVIGWVLYEILIGVQGDRINTNLFSVPDLFAFGIPSFNLSIIPVAFITAIIVISNAVASIVAVSQTLGLKQEDFRKQVNQGTTFSGVGTGLAGIFSAIANVPLATSAGFIALTGQKRKNPFIFAATLLIILTFFPPVVALISSIPSPIANAALMASFVQLVGLAIRNVTLTTLDSRKVTIVGVTYLIGMGTMFLPPEVFANLPSIAQNLMSNGLLVGTGLVILIEQLWRKDKSNAAKSKNKVRKSS, encoded by the coding sequence TTGAATAAGCATACTTTTGTAACGACAACAATGGAAACCATGCAATGGTTTGTGTTTATGCTGGCTAGCTCTGTAGCATTGCCAATTGTAATCGGAGCTATTTACGAAATGGATTTTCTAGAACTATCAGGATTGATGCAACGAACCTTTTTTGTCGTCGGTGTTGTTTCGTTGCTGCAAGGACTATTTGGCCACCGACTACCCATCATGGAAGGACCTGCAGGAATCTGGATTAGTATCTTTTCGGTTATGGCGATAACGGGCTTACAAAGCGGAACATCCTTGACTGCTACACTAAGTTCGCTACAAACAACGATGATCATGACTGGACTTTTTTTAATTTTGTTTGGAGTTTTTAAAATTTCCCAAAAGATCTTGCCAATTTTTACACCCTTAGTAACCGGTACCTTCTTCTTTTTATTAACTGTCCAATTGAGTGGCACTTTTTTAAATGGAATGCTGGGTCTACAAGGGGATTCAAGCACCATCCAAGTACCAGATGCAGCGCTAGCTTTTTTAACATTTTTTATTGTTCTTGGACTCTCTACGTTTGCTAAAGGATGGTTGGGTAGTTATGCAGTATTTATTGGAATTGTAATCGGCTGGGTTCTTTACGAAATCCTTATCGGCGTTCAGGGTGATCGTATTAATACCAATCTATTTTCGGTGCCTGATTTATTTGCTTTTGGTATTCCATCCTTTAATCTAAGTATTATTCCAGTCGCTTTTATTACAGCTATTATCGTCATTTCTAACGCGGTTGCCTCCATTGTAGCTGTTAGCCAGACCTTGGGGCTAAAACAGGAAGATTTTCGTAAGCAAGTTAATCAGGGAACGACTTTTTCAGGAGTTGGGACTGGTCTTGCGGGCATTTTTTCAGCTATTGCGAATGTTCCTTTGGCAACATCAGCGGGTTTCATTGCATTAACTGGACAAAAGCGGAAAAATCCATTTATTTTTGCAGCAACCTTATTAATCATTCTTACTTTTTTTCCACCTGTTGTTGCGTTGATTTCTAGTATTCCTTCACCCATTGCCAATGCTGCCTTAATGGCTTCCTTTGTACAATTGGTAGGTCTGGCAATAAGGAATGTAACACTAACAACTCTAGATTCACGAAAGGTAACGATAGTTGGTGTAACTTACTTAATTGGTATGGGAACGATGTTCTTACCACCAGAGGTTTTTGCGAATTTGCCGTCCATTGCGCAAAACTTGATGAGCAACGGGCTCTTAGTCGGTACAGGCTTAGTTATTCTTATTGAGCAATTATGGAGGAAAGATAAATCGAATGCGGCAAAGAGCAAAAATAAGGTTCGAAAATCATCATAA
- a CDS encoding TetR/AcrR family transcriptional regulator — MKNTEELLVESALLIFSEKGYHSTRISDIVKNAGVSQGTYYLYFKNKEDIFIKLVDQFLDRILHSLEQLSSELEEYDDITRLKKLVYHAFDFFYTNRKFAAIAMAHHSETPAIHEVCQKHDEAMEAFIRKIIRTVKPYNEFNEEELSIASSAIFAIFSQLNHKNFNEKNIDKRQIDRLSEVVIKMLVHTHA; from the coding sequence GTGAAAAATACGGAGGAGTTACTGGTAGAATCGGCTTTATTAATTTTTTCAGAAAAAGGTTACCATAGTACAAGAATATCTGACATTGTAAAAAATGCAGGTGTATCTCAAGGGACGTATTATTTATATTTTAAAAATAAAGAGGATATCTTCATTAAATTAGTTGATCAATTTTTAGACCGCATTTTACATAGTCTTGAACAATTATCTAGCGAGTTAGAAGAGTATGATGATATTACTAGGTTAAAGAAACTGGTCTATCATGCATTTGATTTTTTTTATACAAATCGTAAATTTGCGGCGATTGCAATGGCACATCACAGTGAGACTCCGGCTATCCATGAAGTCTGTCAGAAACATGATGAAGCCATGGAGGCGTTTATTCGTAAAATTATTCGAACTGTTAAGCCATATAATGAGTTTAATGAAGAAGAATTGTCCATTGCGTCTAGTGCAATTTTTGCGATTTTTTCGCAACTAAATCATAAAAATTTCAATGAAAAAAACATAGATAAACGTCAAATCGATAGGTTATCTGAAGTTGTCATAAAAATGCTCGTTCATACTCATGCTTAA
- a CDS encoding efflux RND transporter periplasmic adaptor subunit yields MNTLQKKLSFVVISLGVFVAGCSSQDPAATKEKATVVELQPLQEEIFPTYLSYLGTVMVKELKNYSFTMSGKVESIAVNKGDFVEAGQELARLETTEMQLAVHAAQGQYKAAQAAYEKAVNGAQMEDREQAKLTVEQAKIAVKQAENVVAKAKEGYEFIETQYKKQEQLYTAGAISRYDLDKLKLDLDMTKIDYDNAKQQLSQAEVGLSNAKQTLNKVENGTRVEDIESMKGQAEQAKANLDAKLEIVSDAVVYADRSGYISELPVKAGDVINAGTPVVIMRDASKIVQTGVTANDFSKIKIGTNVIVTANDQTYYGKVTYLKDIPDMQTRTYTSEITLNEEMKLPLGQVVNVDFQLGEKNAIAVPITSILNDGEKDYVYVAESNRAVRKLIKIMEINETNAIVSGLLNGDVLVTKGIKSLRGGTLITTIETSDQPEQAILESVSEQGVNQNE; encoded by the coding sequence TTGAATACATTGCAAAAAAAGCTAAGCTTTGTAGTTATTAGTTTAGGAGTATTTGTAGCGGGTTGCTCAAGCCAAGACCCAGCCGCAACTAAAGAAAAAGCAACCGTAGTCGAATTACAGCCACTACAGGAAGAAATCTTTCCTACTTATTTATCTTATTTAGGCACAGTTATGGTAAAAGAGTTAAAGAATTATAGTTTTACAATGTCGGGAAAAGTTGAATCTATTGCTGTTAATAAGGGTGATTTTGTAGAGGCTGGTCAAGAATTAGCTAGGCTCGAAACGACTGAAATGCAATTAGCAGTTCATGCAGCACAAGGTCAATATAAAGCAGCGCAAGCGGCTTATGAAAAAGCAGTGAATGGTGCGCAAATGGAGGACCGTGAACAGGCAAAACTTACTGTAGAGCAAGCTAAGATCGCAGTAAAACAAGCTGAAAACGTGGTAGCAAAAGCTAAAGAAGGCTATGAGTTTATTGAAACGCAATATAAAAAACAAGAACAGCTCTATACGGCCGGTGCAATTTCGAGATATGATCTAGATAAACTTAAGTTAGATTTAGATATGACCAAGATAGATTACGACAATGCAAAACAACAGTTATCTCAAGCTGAAGTAGGATTATCAAATGCAAAACAAACATTAAACAAGGTTGAAAATGGTACACGTGTTGAGGATATTGAATCTATGAAGGGGCAAGCAGAACAAGCAAAAGCTAATTTGGATGCAAAACTAGAAATTGTGAGTGATGCCGTTGTGTACGCCGACCGTTCTGGTTATATTAGCGAATTACCTGTAAAGGCAGGAGATGTAATTAATGCGGGTACACCAGTGGTGATTATGCGGGATGCTAGTAAGATTGTGCAAACAGGTGTTACAGCAAATGATTTTAGTAAAATCAAAATTGGAACAAACGTTATTGTAACAGCCAATGATCAAACCTATTATGGCAAAGTTACTTACCTCAAGGATATCCCTGACATGCAAACACGCACGTATACATCAGAAATTACACTAAATGAAGAAATGAAATTACCGCTAGGCCAGGTTGTAAATGTTGATTTTCAATTAGGTGAAAAGAATGCTATTGCAGTACCGATAACGAGCATTTTAAATGATGGTGAGAAAGATTACGTGTATGTGGCTGAAAGTAACCGTGCGGTTCGAAAACTGATCAAGATAATGGAAATTAATGAAACAAATGCAATTGTTAGCGGATTACTAAATGGTGATGTTTTAGTAACTAAAGGGATAAAATCCTTACGGGGCGGTACGTTAATTACAACGATTGAAACAAGTGATCAACCTGAACAGGCAATACTAGAATCGGTAAGTGAACAAGGTGTGAACCAAAATGAATAA